One genomic window of Angustibacter sp. Root456 includes the following:
- a CDS encoding zinc-binding dehydrogenase, producing the protein MLALEMFRSIPRYAAAKAVGGRVPGLLVGPMAPVRLVTRDEPVVRRAGWAQVRPLLSGICGSDLGAVTGSTSLYFSALVSMPFVPGHEIVGELVEDCDDLPRGTRVVIDPVLACAARGVEPCEPCRTGRTNLCNHVTVGHVSPGLQTGFCRDTGGGWGERLTVHRSQLHPVPDGLSDERAVLVEPLACAVQLARRAQVPAGGSVLVSGAGAVGLFAVLALRHLTDAGRITVIAKHGRQEQLARAFGASDVAAPNEAMRAVRRTTRALRVAPEGLPGPASRLSGATEMLLGGVDVGIDAVGSTSSLDTVLRSTKAGGRVVLSGMPSAADLSPAWFRELEVAGTYASTGDAFDVAIQLAQEAPLDDVVGGRYPLHRWREALDHAQSAGRLGTVKVCFDVRSRA; encoded by the coding sequence ATGCTGGCGCTCGAGATGTTCCGCTCGATCCCGCGGTACGCCGCGGCGAAGGCGGTGGGTGGTCGCGTGCCCGGCCTGCTCGTGGGGCCGATGGCTCCGGTGCGGCTGGTGACGCGCGACGAGCCGGTGGTGCGGCGTGCGGGCTGGGCGCAGGTGCGTCCGCTGCTGTCGGGGATCTGCGGGTCCGACCTGGGCGCGGTGACCGGGTCCACCTCGCTGTACTTCTCGGCGCTGGTGTCGATGCCGTTCGTGCCGGGGCACGAGATCGTCGGCGAGCTGGTCGAGGACTGCGACGACCTCCCGCGGGGCACGCGCGTGGTGATCGACCCCGTGCTCGCGTGCGCCGCCCGCGGGGTCGAGCCGTGCGAGCCGTGCCGCACCGGGCGCACCAACCTGTGCAACCACGTCACCGTGGGCCACGTCTCCCCCGGGTTGCAGACCGGCTTCTGCCGCGACACCGGCGGCGGCTGGGGCGAGCGCCTCACCGTGCACCGCTCGCAGCTGCACCCGGTGCCGGACGGCCTCTCCGACGAGCGGGCCGTGCTCGTGGAGCCGCTCGCCTGCGCGGTGCAGCTCGCTCGCAGGGCGCAGGTGCCGGCCGGTGGCAGCGTGCTGGTTTCGGGCGCGGGCGCGGTCGGCCTCTTCGCCGTCCTGGCCCTGCGTCACCTCACCGACGCCGGACGCATCACGGTCATCGCCAAGCACGGCCGGCAGGAGCAGCTCGCGCGAGCGTTCGGCGCGAGCGACGTCGCCGCTCCCAACGAGGCCATGCGTGCCGTACGGCGCACCACGCGCGCCCTTCGCGTTGCGCCAGAAGGGCTTCCGGGCCCGGCGTCCCGCCTCAGCGGCGCCACCGAGATGCTGCTGGGGGGCGTCGACGTCGGCATCGACGCGGTGGGCTCGACGTCGTCCCTCGACACCGTGCTGCGCTCGACCAAGGCGGGCGGGCGTGTCGTGCTCTCGGGCATGCCGTCGGCCGCCGACCTGTCGCCGGCGTGGTTCCGCGAGCTGGAGGTCGCGGGGACGTACGCCTCGACGGGCGACGCCTTCGACGTCGCGATCCAGCTGGCGCAGGAGGCACCGCTCGACGACGTCGTCGGCGGCCGCTACCCGCTGCACCGCTGGCGCGAGGCGCTCGACCACGCCCAGTCCGCCGGCCGGCTCGGCACCGTGAAGGTCTGCTTCGACGTCCGGAGCCGCGCGTGA
- a CDS encoding SDR family oxidoreductase, with protein sequence MRLRDQLDGRRILLTGVTGFVGEALLQRLLTEIPGAQPVVLVRPKAGQAGRDRVAGLLAKPTFASAASRVGGVEALLARVGVIEGDLADVPELPSDLDVVVHCAGDVSFDPPIQDAFTTNVVGTHGLVKRVLEASARSVTPIHYVHVSTAYVGGRRRGAVPERSVAHDVDWRVERDAGLRLAQQIEDDSRRPDVLDRLSTEAEREHGRAGPITSAQDAERRRREWVRTQQQQAGGERARSLGWTDVYTFTKAMGERVVEELTSGTSKDAPGLPAVPVSIVRPSIIESALTWPHPGWIEGFKMAEPIILAYGRGELPEFPAAPDSVVDIVPVDHVVNAILAVCATDPEPAAPQYFHVSSGARNPLTFRRLYELVREYFDRHPFDLGERGAVPLATWRFPGSERVERVLVQGERAHQLADRALGLLPRSDRAREFSRELDRTKRRLEFLRRYLDLYRSYTQVELQFVDDNTLALHRALDPADLELFGFDTAVVDWTEYIRDIHCPSVTEPMRKYDVIRKKRQAQGDPKPRRLDGDPSGVLAVFDMDGTLLSSNVIETYLWLRLPELDGMGRVREIGRLLQRMPRYIGAERRDRGGFLRAVYRRYAGADLHELDTLVDEVIAPHVLERVSGAALRRIREHRAAGHHTVLLTGAVRPLTRPLEPLFDHIVAAELAVDERGRATGFLASPPLVGESRAAWLVRYAEVNGFDLSRSYGYADSHSDLPLLRAVGKPTAVSPDVALYRAARAARWPVETWRTPPATSRGRVPDVRHDTTGVSLP encoded by the coding sequence GTGCGGCTGAGGGACCAGCTCGACGGTCGGCGCATCCTGCTCACCGGCGTCACCGGCTTCGTCGGCGAGGCGCTGCTGCAGCGCCTGCTCACCGAGATCCCGGGCGCCCAGCCGGTGGTGCTCGTGCGGCCCAAGGCCGGGCAGGCGGGCCGTGACCGCGTCGCCGGGCTGCTGGCCAAGCCGACCTTCGCGTCGGCGGCCTCGCGCGTGGGCGGCGTCGAGGCGCTGCTCGCCCGGGTCGGCGTGATCGAGGGCGACCTCGCCGACGTCCCCGAGCTGCCGAGCGACCTCGACGTCGTCGTGCACTGCGCGGGCGACGTGTCGTTCGACCCCCCGATCCAGGACGCCTTCACCACGAACGTCGTCGGCACCCACGGGCTCGTCAAGCGGGTGCTCGAGGCGAGCGCCCGGTCGGTGACACCGATCCACTACGTGCACGTCTCGACGGCGTACGTCGGCGGCCGCCGGCGCGGCGCCGTGCCCGAGCGCTCCGTGGCGCACGACGTCGACTGGCGGGTCGAGCGCGACGCCGGCCTGCGGCTGGCCCAGCAGATCGAGGACGACTCGCGGCGCCCGGACGTGCTCGACCGGCTGAGCACCGAGGCCGAGCGAGAGCACGGGCGCGCCGGGCCCATCACGTCGGCGCAGGACGCCGAGCGCCGCCGCCGCGAGTGGGTGCGGACGCAGCAGCAGCAGGCCGGCGGTGAGCGCGCCCGCAGCCTGGGCTGGACCGACGTCTACACCTTCACCAAGGCGATGGGCGAGCGCGTCGTCGAGGAGCTCACCTCGGGGACGTCGAAGGACGCGCCCGGACTGCCCGCCGTCCCCGTGAGCATCGTGCGCCCGAGCATCATCGAGTCGGCCCTCACCTGGCCCCACCCGGGCTGGATCGAGGGCTTCAAGATGGCCGAGCCGATCATCCTGGCCTACGGCCGCGGCGAGCTGCCGGAGTTCCCCGCCGCGCCGGACTCGGTCGTCGACATCGTGCCGGTCGACCACGTGGTCAACGCGATCCTCGCCGTGTGCGCCACCGACCCCGAGCCCGCTGCGCCGCAGTACTTCCACGTGTCGTCCGGCGCGCGGAACCCGCTGACCTTCCGCCGCCTCTACGAGCTGGTGCGCGAGTACTTCGACCGCCACCCGTTCGACCTCGGCGAGCGGGGAGCCGTGCCGCTGGCGACGTGGCGGTTCCCTGGCTCGGAGCGGGTCGAACGCGTTCTCGTGCAAGGAGAACGCGCCCATCAGCTGGCCGACCGCGCCCTCGGCCTGTTGCCGCGCAGCGACCGCGCGCGCGAGTTCTCGCGCGAGCTCGACCGCACCAAGCGCCGGCTCGAGTTCCTGCGCCGCTACCTCGACCTCTACCGCTCGTACACCCAGGTCGAGCTGCAGTTCGTCGACGACAACACGCTGGCTCTGCACCGCGCGCTCGACCCCGCCGACCTCGAGCTCTTCGGCTTCGACACCGCGGTGGTCGACTGGACCGAGTACATCCGCGACATCCACTGCCCGAGCGTCACCGAGCCGATGCGCAAGTACGACGTCATCCGCAAGAAGCGGCAGGCGCAGGGTGACCCCAAGCCGCGCCGGCTCGACGGCGACCCGTCGGGTGTGCTGGCGGTGTTCGACATGGACGGCACGCTGCTGTCGAGCAACGTGATCGAGACCTACCTGTGGCTGCGGCTGCCCGAGCTCGACGGCATGGGTCGCGTGCGCGAGATCGGCCGTCTGCTGCAGCGGATGCCGCGCTACATCGGCGCCGAGCGGCGCGACCGCGGTGGCTTCCTGCGCGCGGTCTACCGCCGGTACGCCGGCGCCGACCTGCACGAGCTCGACACGCTCGTCGACGAGGTCATCGCCCCGCACGTGCTCGAGCGGGTGAGCGGGGCCGCGCTGCGGCGCATCCGCGAGCACCGCGCGGCCGGGCACCACACGGTGCTGCTCACCGGCGCCGTCCGGCCGCTGACCCGTCCGCTCGAGCCGCTGTTCGACCACATCGTGGCCGCCGAGCTCGCCGTCGACGAGCGCGGCCGGGCCACCGGGTTCCTCGCCAGCCCGCCGCTGGTCGGTGAGTCGCGGGCAGCCTGGCTGGTGCGCTACGCCGAGGTCAACGGGTTCGACCTGTCGCGCTCGTACGGCTACGCCGACAGCCACTCCGACCTGCCCCTGCTGCGCGCCGTCGGCAAGCCCACGGCGGTCTCCCCCGACGTCGCGCTCTACCGCGCCGCACGCGCCGCCCGCTGGCCGGTCGAGACGTGGCGGACACCGCCTGCGACCTCGCGCGGGCGCGTGCCCGACGTCCGGCACGACACGACGGGAGTGAGCCTGCCGTGA
- a CDS encoding ferric reductase-like transmembrane domain-containing protein, translated as MSHDLLAAVPATRPVVRATPGWWRDVAAALAWAGLAAVVLLWIAGGGLSEVSAPGAVATSLGRLTGLVAADLMLLQVLMMARVPFVERSYGQDELARWHRLAGLTSFTLMLAHVVLILIGYAAAARTGLFAETWAVVVTYPGMLLALAGFVALVMVVVTSLRAARRRLRYESWHLLHLYAYVGAGLALPHQLWTGQEFITHPWARAYWWAVWGIALGSVLAFRLGLPLLRSWRHRLVVDRVVVEGPDVVSVHLRGRHLHRLPVRAGQFFSWRFLDGPGWTRAHPYSLSAAPAGDTLRITVREADGRLARLRPGTKVLVEGPYGRLTAEQRLRPKVTLMASGIGITPLRALLDDLDAAPGDLTLIFRASDERGLVLREELEAIGRERGVRLLWVLGPRIPDRATWLPEQAKHLSDAQALLRLVPDVADQDVYLCGAEPWMLAARDAARAVGVPDHHIHLERFSW; from the coding sequence ATGAGCCACGACCTGCTCGCAGCGGTGCCCGCGACGCGCCCTGTCGTGCGGGCCACGCCGGGGTGGTGGCGGGACGTCGCGGCGGCGCTCGCCTGGGCCGGCCTCGCCGCCGTCGTGCTGCTGTGGATCGCCGGTGGAGGGCTGAGCGAGGTGTCGGCACCCGGTGCGGTGGCGACGTCCCTGGGGCGCCTGACCGGCCTCGTCGCGGCCGACCTCATGCTGCTGCAGGTGCTGATGATGGCTCGCGTGCCGTTCGTCGAGCGCAGCTACGGCCAGGACGAGCTGGCGCGGTGGCACCGCCTGGCCGGCCTCACGTCGTTCACCCTCATGCTGGCGCACGTCGTCCTCATCCTCATCGGGTACGCCGCCGCAGCGCGCACCGGCCTGTTCGCCGAGACGTGGGCCGTGGTGGTCACCTACCCGGGCATGCTGCTGGCCCTCGCCGGCTTCGTCGCGCTGGTGATGGTGGTGGTGACGTCGTTGCGCGCCGCCCGCCGGCGCCTGCGCTACGAGTCGTGGCACCTGCTGCACCTGTACGCGTATGTCGGCGCCGGGCTCGCGCTGCCCCACCAGCTGTGGACCGGCCAGGAGTTCATCACCCACCCCTGGGCGCGGGCCTACTGGTGGGCGGTCTGGGGTATCGCGCTCGGCTCCGTGCTCGCCTTCCGGCTCGGCCTGCCGCTGCTGCGCTCGTGGCGGCACCGGCTCGTGGTCGACCGGGTCGTCGTCGAGGGGCCCGACGTCGTCTCGGTGCACCTGCGCGGCCGGCACCTGCACCGGCTGCCCGTGCGGGCCGGCCAGTTCTTCAGCTGGCGCTTCCTGGACGGCCCGGGCTGGACGCGGGCCCACCCGTACTCGCTGTCGGCGGCCCCCGCCGGCGACACGCTGCGCATCACGGTGCGCGAGGCCGACGGGCGCCTGGCTCGGCTGCGGCCCGGCACGAAGGTGCTCGTCGAGGGGCCGTACGGCCGACTCACCGCCGAGCAACGGCTGCGACCGAAGGTGACGCTCATGGCGTCCGGTATCGGGATCACGCCTCTGCGCGCCTTGCTCGACGACCTCGACGCCGCACCGGGCGACCTCACCCTCATCTTCCGGGCGTCGGACGAGCGCGGGCTGGTGCTGCGTGAGGAGCTCGAAGCCATCGGCCGCGAGCGCGGCGTGCGGCTGCTGTGGGTGCTCGGCCCACGCATCCCCGACCGCGCTACCTGGCTGCCCGAGCAGGCCAAGCACCTCTCTGACGCTCAGGCCCTGCTGCGGCTCGTGCCCGACGTCGCCGACCAGGACGTCTACCTCTGCGGCGCCGAGCCGTGGATGCTCGCCGCCCGTGACGCCGCCCGCGCGGTGGGCGTCCCCGACCACCACATCCACCTGGAGCGCTTCTCATGGTGA
- a CDS encoding FMN-binding protein — MVTYDPAAVAARERGVSRRRLLGAAGATAFGVAVLFVYPTSHGTSLASGRAGTAGTVGLTGTASGAAGAASGSSGSAGAAGSSGSAGSGDGTFTGDTVQTRWGPVQVQIIVSGGKITAADVVQVPQDNPRDQEINSYAVPVLNSEVVQAQSAQIDTVSGATVTSDGYLQSLQSAIDAAHLG, encoded by the coding sequence ATGGTGACCTACGACCCCGCTGCGGTGGCCGCCCGTGAGCGGGGCGTCTCGCGCCGTCGGCTGCTCGGTGCCGCGGGTGCCACGGCCTTCGGTGTCGCGGTGCTGTTCGTCTACCCCACCTCGCACGGGACGTCGCTCGCGTCGGGCCGCGCCGGCACCGCGGGCACCGTGGGGCTCACGGGGACGGCGTCCGGGGCGGCCGGGGCGGCGTCCGGGTCGTCCGGGTCGGCCGGTGCGGCCGGGTCGTCCGGCTCGGCCGGCTCGGGTGACGGCACCTTCACTGGTGACACGGTGCAGACCCGTTGGGGGCCGGTGCAGGTGCAGATCATCGTCTCCGGCGGCAAGATCACCGCAGCGGACGTCGTCCAGGTGCCGCAGGACAACCCGCGCGACCAGGAGATCAACTCCTACGCCGTGCCGGTGCTGAACTCCGAGGTGGTGCAGGCGCAGAGTGCCCAGATCGACACCGTGTCGGGCGCGACGGTCACCAGCGACGGGTACCTGCAGTCGCTGCAGTCGGCCATCGACGCCGCGCACCTGGGCTGA
- a CDS encoding FAD:protein FMN transferase, whose protein sequence is MTRRAVVEQVMGLPVSLHLDGPQAQSPATLQAVADVFALLHEADARFTTYRDDSEVMRLRDGRLDLADASPDVHEVLRLCDLARERTGGLFDAYLPGADGRRVLDPSGLVKGWAAARAARVLDAVPGLAYSLNAGGDVVVGGQAPRTWRIGIEDPRDRSRVLFVVERSVGAVATSGTAARGAHLVDPRDGGRPASLLAVTVVGASLMWADVLATAAFVRGADAVAWVSRQVGYAALAVHADGVVEADPTLV, encoded by the coding sequence ATGACGCGCCGCGCCGTCGTCGAGCAGGTGATGGGGCTGCCGGTCAGCCTGCACCTCGACGGCCCGCAGGCCCAGAGCCCGGCGACGTTGCAGGCGGTCGCCGACGTCTTCGCGCTGCTGCACGAGGCGGACGCCCGCTTCACCACCTACCGCGACGACAGCGAGGTCATGCGGCTGCGCGACGGCCGACTCGACCTCGCCGACGCCTCGCCCGACGTCCACGAGGTGCTGCGGCTGTGCGACCTCGCGCGCGAGCGCACCGGAGGGCTCTTCGACGCCTACCTGCCGGGCGCCGACGGACGCCGCGTGCTCGACCCGTCCGGCCTGGTGAAGGGGTGGGCCGCCGCCCGGGCCGCGCGGGTGCTCGACGCCGTGCCCGGCCTCGCGTACTCGCTTAACGCCGGTGGCGACGTCGTGGTGGGCGGGCAGGCACCGCGCACCTGGCGCATCGGCATCGAGGACCCGCGTGACCGCTCGCGCGTCCTCTTCGTGGTCGAGCGCTCGGTGGGCGCGGTGGCGACGTCCGGCACAGCGGCCCGCGGGGCCCACCTGGTCGACCCCCGCGACGGCGGCCGTCCGGCGTCCCTGCTCGCGGTGACCGTCGTGGGAGCGTCCCTGATGTGGGCCGACGTGCTCGCCACGGCGGCGTTCGTGCGCGGCGCGGACGCCGTCGCGTGGGTCAGCCGTCAGGTCGGCTACGCGGCGCTCGCCGTCCACGCCGATGGCGTCGTCGAGGCCGACCCCACCCTCGTGTGA
- a CDS encoding HAD-IIA family hydrolase: MSTPKPVDCWLTDMDGVLVHEQHPIPGASEFIEALRTSGRRFLVLTNNSIYTPRDLRARLSRSGIDLPEESIWTSALATAQFLDTQRPGGTAYTIGEAGLTTALHDVGYVLTDRDPDYVVLGETRTYSFEAITRAIRLIEAGARFIATNPDPTGPSAEGSLPATGSVAALISRATGVEPYFVGKPNPLMMRSALNRIDAHSESTVMVGDRMDTDIVSGLEAGLRTVLVLTGSTRAEQVERFPYRPTRVVDSVADLVPLVQELTPGD; encoded by the coding sequence ATGAGCACCCCCAAGCCGGTCGACTGCTGGCTCACGGACATGGACGGCGTGCTGGTGCACGAGCAGCACCCGATCCCCGGTGCCAGCGAGTTCATCGAGGCGCTGCGGACGTCCGGCCGGCGCTTCCTCGTGCTCACCAACAACTCGATCTACACCCCACGCGACCTGCGGGCTCGCCTCTCCCGCAGCGGGATCGACCTGCCCGAGGAGTCGATCTGGACGTCGGCCCTGGCCACCGCGCAGTTCCTCGACACCCAGCGGCCGGGCGGCACGGCGTACACGATCGGTGAGGCCGGGCTCACCACGGCGCTGCACGACGTCGGCTACGTGCTCACCGACCGCGACCCCGACTACGTGGTGCTCGGCGAGACCCGCACCTACTCGTTCGAGGCGATCACGCGGGCGATCCGGCTGATCGAGGCGGGCGCGCGCTTCATCGCCACCAACCCCGACCCGACCGGTCCCTCGGCGGAGGGGTCGCTGCCGGCCACGGGGTCGGTGGCGGCCCTGATCTCGCGGGCGACCGGCGTCGAGCCCTACTTCGTCGGCAAGCCCAACCCGCTCATGATGCGCAGCGCGCTCAACCGGATCGACGCGCACTCGGAGTCGACCGTGATGGTGGGCGACCGCATGGACACCGACATCGTCAGCGGCCTCGAGGCCGGCCTGCGCACCGTGCTCGTGCTCACGGGTTCGACGCGGGCTGAGCAGGTCGAGCGGTTTCCCTACCGGCCCACCCGCGTCGTCGACTCCGTGGCCGACCTCGTGCCGCTCGTCCAGGAGCTCACCCCGGGCGACTGA
- a CDS encoding FAD-dependent oxidoreductase codes for MTRTAGRGGARRLVVIGADAAGMSAASQALRVAAARGERLEVIAFESGEHTSYSQCGVPYWVAGDVDSADALVARTAEQHRANGIDLRLRTEVTELDLDRREVAVRVLDSGRTERVGFDDVLLATGAAEVWPDWARGLPGVHPVKTLDDGATWRSLLAGRDGEPPRRAIVVGGGFIGVEAAEAFARRGVQTLLVTRGEEPMSSSLDPAMGALVREGLERLGVEVVCGTEVEGVESRAGELTTACIGGHEHRADVVALAVGVRPRVELATAAGLRVGDHSGLVPDHTQRVADGVWSAGDCCEVWDRVLEQYWYTPLGTHANKAGRVAGTNIGGGSARFAGSVGTAITRAGEAEVARTGVLADWARRHGWDVEQVTVRSTTASGYMPEADPITVSVLGERGTGRLLGAQIVGGRGAGKRIDVAAMALWSGLGAHDVAAADLAYAPPFSPVWDPVQIACRKLADALSR; via the coding sequence ATGACTCGGACGGCGGGCAGGGGCGGGGCGAGGCGGCTGGTGGTGATCGGCGCCGACGCCGCCGGCATGAGCGCGGCGAGCCAGGCGCTGCGCGTGGCCGCCGCCCGAGGTGAGCGCCTCGAGGTGATCGCGTTCGAGAGCGGCGAGCACACGTCGTACAGCCAGTGCGGGGTCCCCTACTGGGTCGCCGGCGACGTCGACTCCGCGGACGCGTTGGTCGCCCGCACGGCCGAGCAGCACCGGGCCAACGGCATCGACCTGCGGCTGCGCACCGAGGTGACCGAGCTCGACCTCGACCGCCGCGAGGTGGCGGTGCGCGTCCTCGACAGCGGCCGCACCGAGCGCGTCGGCTTCGACGACGTCCTCCTCGCCACCGGCGCCGCCGAGGTGTGGCCCGACTGGGCGCGCGGTCTGCCCGGCGTCCACCCCGTCAAGACCCTGGACGACGGCGCCACCTGGCGCTCGCTGCTGGCCGGACGCGACGGCGAGCCGCCCCGCCGCGCGATCGTGGTCGGCGGCGGGTTCATCGGGGTCGAGGCGGCCGAGGCGTTCGCCCGGCGGGGCGTCCAGACGCTGCTCGTGACGCGCGGCGAGGAACCCATGTCGTCGTCGCTCGACCCCGCCATGGGCGCGCTCGTGCGCGAGGGGCTGGAGCGGCTCGGCGTCGAGGTGGTGTGCGGCACCGAGGTCGAGGGCGTGGAGTCCCGCGCCGGCGAGCTGACCACGGCGTGCATCGGTGGCCACGAGCACCGCGCCGACGTCGTGGCGCTCGCGGTGGGGGTGCGCCCGCGCGTCGAGCTGGCCACCGCCGCCGGCCTGCGGGTGGGCGACCACAGCGGCCTCGTGCCCGACCACACTCAGCGCGTCGCGGACGGCGTGTGGTCGGCCGGCGACTGCTGCGAGGTGTGGGACCGCGTGCTCGAGCAGTACTGGTACACCCCGCTCGGGACGCACGCCAACAAGGCCGGCCGCGTCGCGGGCACGAACATCGGCGGTGGTTCGGCGCGCTTCGCCGGCTCGGTGGGCACCGCGATCACGCGCGCCGGCGAGGCCGAGGTGGCGCGCACCGGCGTGCTCGCCGACTGGGCGCGCCGGCACGGCTGGGACGTCGAGCAGGTGACGGTGCGGTCGACCACGGCGTCCGGCTACATGCCCGAGGCCGACCCGATCACGGTGAGCGTGCTGGGCGAGCGCGGCACGGGGCGCCTGCTGGGCGCCCAGATCGTGGGTGGGCGCGGCGCGGGCAAGCGGATCGACGTCGCCGCGATGGCGTTGTGGTCGGGGCTCGGCGCGCACGACGTCGCTGCCGCCGACCTGGCGTACGCGCCGCCGTTCTCACCGGTGTGGGACCCCGTGCAGATCGCCTGCCGCAAGCTCGCCGACGCCCTCTCCCGTTGA
- the fbaA gene encoding class II fructose-bisphosphate aldolase — protein MPIATPESYAEMLDRAKAGSFAYPAINVTSSQTLIAALRGFAEAESDGIVQISTGGAEYLSGSTVKDMVTGAVALAAFAHEVAKHYDVQIALHTDHCPKDKLDSYVRPLLAVSKERVDRGEQPLFQSHMWDGSAVPVEENLQIARELLEQAAAARIILEIEVGVVGGEEDGVVGAIDDKLYSTPEDALATAEALGLGENGRYMTALTFGNVHGVYKPGNVKLRPEILKQAQDAVTKAKGLPEGSKPFDLVFHGGSGSLAEEIAAAVDYGVVKMNVDTDTQYAFTRPVAAHMFTNYDGVLKVDGEVGNKKLYDPRAWGKAAEAGMAARVVEACQHLRSAGQRQR, from the coding sequence ATGCCCATCGCCACGCCCGAGTCGTACGCCGAGATGCTCGACCGCGCCAAGGCCGGCTCGTTCGCCTACCCGGCCATCAACGTGACGTCGTCGCAGACGCTCATCGCGGCGCTGCGCGGCTTCGCCGAGGCCGAGAGCGACGGCATCGTCCAGATCTCCACCGGAGGCGCCGAGTACCTCTCGGGCTCGACGGTGAAGGACATGGTCACCGGGGCGGTGGCGCTCGCGGCGTTCGCGCACGAGGTGGCCAAGCACTACGACGTCCAGATCGCCCTGCACACCGACCACTGCCCGAAGGACAAGCTCGACAGCTACGTGCGGCCGCTGCTCGCGGTGTCGAAGGAGCGCGTCGACCGGGGTGAGCAGCCGCTCTTCCAGTCGCACATGTGGGACGGCTCGGCCGTGCCGGTGGAGGAGAACCTCCAGATCGCCCGCGAGCTGCTCGAGCAGGCCGCGGCCGCGCGGATCATCCTCGAGATCGAGGTCGGCGTCGTGGGCGGCGAGGAGGACGGCGTCGTCGGCGCGATCGACGACAAGCTCTACTCGACGCCGGAGGACGCGCTCGCCACCGCCGAGGCGCTCGGCCTCGGCGAGAACGGCCGCTACATGACCGCGCTGACCTTCGGCAACGTGCACGGCGTGTACAAGCCGGGCAACGTCAAGCTGCGCCCCGAGATCCTCAAGCAGGCGCAGGACGCCGTCACGAAGGCCAAGGGCCTGCCCGAGGGGTCGAAGCCGTTCGACCTGGTGTTCCACGGCGGCTCCGGGTCGCTGGCCGAGGAGATCGCGGCCGCCGTCGACTATGGCGTCGTGAAGATGAACGTCGACACCGACACCCAGTACGCCTTCACCCGCCCGGTCGCCGCGCACATGTTCACGAACTACGACGGCGTGCTGAAGGTCGACGGCGAGGTCGGCAACAAGAAGCTGTACGACCCGCGCGCCTGGGGCAAGGCCGCCGAGGCCGGCATGGCCGCGCGCGTCGTCGAGGCGTGCCAGCACCTGCGTAGCGCGGGGCAGCGCCAGCGCTGA
- a CDS encoding type IV toxin-antitoxin system AbiEi family antitoxin domain-containing protein has product MRTVSIELPPSLSSAFVKQGSVFSTAQAVAAGLSHREITTRVARAEWVRLRRGAYTTRQVHEASDEAARHVLAARAAHLTLTARHAFSHTTSAVLHDLPLHELDLSEVHVTHLDGEGSGRHESKVWHHMGTVPPGDLTRAGDLPALSLSRTAFDVARVAAPGSALVVADAALRRGTTSADLRRQLEAGMDWPGARSASRLLPLADGRAESAGESLARLVFHDIGLDPNELQLDMTTDRGEARVDFAWTRWRIVGEFDGRIKYGRLVRPGESPSDVAWRERQRELAIERAGWIVVRFTWAELRDHALVRHRLLEAMARARVLFGLV; this is encoded by the coding sequence ATGCGCACCGTCTCGATCGAGCTCCCGCCGTCCCTGTCGTCCGCTTTCGTCAAGCAGGGGTCGGTGTTCAGCACGGCGCAAGCCGTCGCGGCCGGCCTGAGCCACCGCGAGATCACCACTCGCGTGGCGCGCGCCGAGTGGGTGCGGTTGCGGCGCGGCGCCTACACCACGCGCCAGGTGCACGAGGCGAGCGACGAGGCGGCGCGCCACGTCCTCGCCGCGCGAGCCGCCCACCTCACCCTGACCGCCCGCCACGCCTTCAGCCACACCACCTCGGCCGTGCTGCACGACCTCCCGCTGCACGAGCTCGACCTCAGCGAGGTGCACGTGACGCATCTGGACGGCGAGGGCAGCGGTCGGCACGAGTCGAAGGTGTGGCACCACATGGGCACCGTGCCCCCTGGCGACCTCACCAGGGCCGGCGACCTCCCCGCGCTGAGCCTGTCACGCACCGCCTTCGACGTCGCGCGCGTGGCGGCGCCGGGCTCGGCCCTCGTCGTGGCCGACGCTGCACTGCGTCGGGGGACGACGTCCGCCGATCTGCGCCGACAGCTCGAGGCCGGCATGGACTGGCCGGGCGCCCGATCGGCGTCGCGGCTGCTGCCGCTGGCCGACGGTCGGGCTGAGTCCGCAGGTGAGAGCCTCGCCCGGCTGGTCTTCCACGACATCGGGCTCGACCCGAACGAGCTGCAGCTCGACATGACCACGGACCGAGGTGAGGCCCGGGTGGACTTCGCCTGGACCCGGTGGCGCATCGTCGGTGAGTTCGACGGCCGCATCAAGTACGGGCGGCTGGTGCGGCCGGGGGAGTCGCCGTCGGACGTCGCGTGGCGCGAGCGGCAACGCGAGCTGGCGATCGAGCGGGCGGGCTGGATCGTCGTCCGGTTCACGTGGGCGGAGCTGCGCGACCACGCGCTGGTGCGGCATCGGCTGCTGGAGGCGATGGCCCGCGCGCGGGTGCTCTTCGGCCTCGTCTGA